One Malassezia restricta chromosome VI, complete sequence genomic region harbors:
- a CDS encoding essential RNA-binding component of cleavage and polyadenylation factor gives MDAAQHAALRSEIAQLSGAIDQQRSRIAHRGSARARGRGRHRSLVLTHTPTDQWVHRRTNKSLALVNSSVYEPERPRAPANSGEVLVDGVPFVFDESGTKLVKRSTLPTTPAAPRQASVHGEAYVRTKRGHLISKALVMERRAARAQHERTQRLAALGQQIGRAHQQQRAMLRAKAPPPLCTYYTRTGTCRRGAKCPFVHDDARKALCPGALKASGCVLPPSTCPLSHTPSAHNVPHCVHFLRHGSCRNGDHCPYTHASLAPDAARCHAFAYLGWCDQGAACAHRHTKEAPDTPARAPAAPASPLFVRDDYDAPDEERSPSFAEQDDFIELGEDVSDVSDDEASDASDHTDPAAGDAADVAEVDAALGMW, from the coding sequence atggacgcggcgcagcatgcggcgctccGGTCCGAGATTGCGCAGCTGAGCGGCGCGATCGATCAGCAGCGCTCGCGCATTGCGCACCGCGGGtccgcgcgcgcgcgcggaCGCGGACGGCACCGCTCGCTCGTCCTCACGCATACCCCGACCGACCAGTGGGTCCATCGACGGACGAACAAGAGCCTGGCCCTCGTCAACTCGTCCGTGTACGAGCCGGAGCGGCCACGAGCGCCCGCGAACAGCGGTGAAgtgctcgtcgatggcgtccCGTTCGTGTTTGACGAGTCAGGCACCAAGCTCGTGAAACGGAGCACGCTCCCCACGACGccagccgcgccgcgccaggcgtCCGTGCATGGCGAGGCCTACGTGCGCACGAAACGCGGCCATCTCATCagcaaggcgctcgtcatggagcggcgcgctgcgcgtgcacagcacgagcgcacgcagcgcctcgccgccCTCGGCCAGCAAATCGGCCGCGCGCACCAGCAGCAACGGGCGATGCTGCgggccaaggcgccgcCCCCCCTCTGTACATACTATAcgcgcacaggcacatgccgacgcggcgccaagTGTCCCTttgtgcacgacgacgcacgcaaGGCCCTGTGCCCAGGCGCGCTCAAGGCATCCGGCTGCGTCTTGCCACCCAGCACCTGCCCGCTCTCTCATACGCCGAGCGCTCACAACGTGCCGCACTGCGTCCACTTCCTGCGGCACGGCTCGTGCAGAAACGGCGATCATTGCCCCTACACACACGCGTCGCTCGCACCCGATGCAGCGCGTTGCCACGCATTTGCCTACCTGGGATGGTGCGATCAgggcgccgcctgcgcgcacaggcacaccaAAGAGGCACCCGACACGcccgcgcgcgcgcccgccgcgccagcAAGTCCGTTGTTTGTGCGCGACGACTACGACGCACCGGACGAAGAGCGATCGCCGTCctttgccgagcaggaCGACTTTATCGAGCTGGGAGAGGACGTCTCCGACGTCTCTGACGACGAAGCGTCGGACGCGTCCGACCACACGGATCCGGCGGCAGGTGACGCCGCGGACGTCGCCGAGGTAGACGCCGCCTTGGGTATGTGGTAG
- a CDS encoding DUF602 domain protein: MIRRAKKAASASEHEVARHVKSVKADVRQVTLHANRVQEAERGDIHYFPYACPLTQRVMNGKHKFVCLWPCGCVVSETGLRETCLAGQSKRELIQPHACPQCAQAFRPDALVAEEPRWGADVVWLYPSRAARDALEAQRQARSKRKAAPQP; the protein is encoded by the coding sequence ATGATCCGGCGCGCGAAGAAGGCGGCCTCCGCGTCGGAGCATGaggtggcgcggcacgtgAAGAGCGTTAAGGCGGATGTGAGGCAGGTCACGCTCCATGCGAATCGTGTCCAGGAGGCCGAGCGGGGCGACATTCACTACTTTCCGTATGCGTGCccgctcacgcagcgcgtgaTGAATGGCAAGCACAAGTTTGTGTGCCTGTGGCCGTGTGGCTGCGTCGTGAGTGAGACGGGACTGCGCGAGACGTGCTTGGCGGGCCAATCGAAGCGCGAGCTGATCCAGCCTCATGCGTGTCCGCAGTGCGCACAGGCGTTTCGGCCAGATGCGCTGGTGGCCGAGGAGCCGCGGTGGGgtgccgacgtcgtttGGCTGTATCCctcgcgcgcggcgcgcgacgcgctcgaggcccAGCGCCAGGCCCGTtcgaagcgcaaggccgCGCCACAGCCCTAG
- a CDS encoding DNA-directed RNA polymerase II subunit RPB7, translated as MFFLKNLDHRIELHPSFFGPSMVEFLNRKLRDDVEGTCSGKCGYVIKVVSILDVGQGKIMPGTGLAEFRSRYQAIVLKPFNGEVIDAKITNVNKMGFFAEVGPLSIFVSSHLLPIDYKFQPDANPPEFTSPTDNLVKGRRVRVRIVGTRVDANEIFAIGTMKEDYLGPFD; from the exons ATGTTCTTCCTC AAAAATCTCGATCAccgcatcgagctgcatCCGTCGTTCTTTGGTCCGTCCATGGTGGAGTTTC TGAATCGCAAGCTCCGAGATGACGTGGAAGGGACCTGCTCCGGCAAATGC GGCTATGTCATCAAGGTCGTCTCGATCTTGGATGTCGGGCAAGGCAAGATCATGCCCGGCACGGGTCTCGCCGAGTTCCGCAGCAGGTACCAGGCCATTGTGCTCAAACCC TTCAACGGCGAAGTGATCGACGCCAAAATCACGAACGTCAACAAGATGGGATTCTTCGCCGAAGTCGGGCCGCTCAGCATATTTGTCTCATCTCATCTCCTACCTATCGACTATAAATTTCAGCCTGACGCGAATCCACCCGAATTCACCTCCCCCACAGAC AACCTCGTAAAaggacgacgcgtgcgtgtgcgcatcGTCGGTACGCGTGTGGACGCCAACGAAATT TTCGCCATCGGCACCATGAAGGAAGACTACCTGGGCCCCTTTGACTAA